tgccaaTGACATGTATGTAGAAGATATACATTAGCtaacaataattataataaccACTTAACTATACATGCATTAATGATAAGACCGATAACAATGGAAGAATTGCAATTCAGCTttatgaacgcacatttgtaaATGCACCTTTTTAACACGTTTGTCGCCATATCCATATTTAGggggactttttttcccccaggcaTTCCTGTTAACACGATACTATTCAATcgaatgaatgaacgaatgaaaACGACGTGCCTTTATTCCAAAAAGCTTTGTATGATTCATTGACTTTATTGGGGAAATTTCGCCTTAAAGTCTACAGAATTCATTGGCGTGCTTATCTTTGACTTTTTGGACAGGCCGCTGTCTTATTCACACGCTGAACTCGGTTATCAtgtcatcatcttttttttcccccttttgagGCGTCATCTGGTTACAGCCTCCGAGCAGACCGTTCAATATTTTATTCTTAGTCCACGCTTTTGCTGCTCCGCGAAAAAAGCCCAACAGGATTGTGAGTTACGTGGGTGACATTTCAGTGCGACAATGACGATCCAGATGAAAATGGGGTTTTTATCTTTTCATCGATAAAAGGCACAACATTGTCCTGTTGTGAAAAAGCTGAAGTGGGGCCCCTTCCCGTTTCCCATCAGTCACAAGTGTGCGATTGTTTCGCCACGTGTCGCTCCGAGAGTGATTGTTTTTACACCACGAGCATGTGATTGTTATGCCACATGTAGCTAAGAATGACTGTTTTGATTGCACAAGtgtgtaattgttttgttttgagacggattgttttttaaacaagagCATGTTATTGTTATGCCACGCGGTAATTATTCTAATTTCACAAGTGTGGTGATGTTCTCCATGGCTCTGAGAGGCATGGTTTTGACGATACTAGCCTGCGATTGCTATGCCACGCATACTGTAGCTACGAGGGTGATACCTTCGACTCCGTGGCCACACGTGATTGGAAGGCCACGCGTGGCTATTCAGTGGACCCCTGCATTTTTGTGGTTTGGCATTTGCAAATTCAACTTTTTGCAGGTTTCTGTAGCTCGGAAAataagtcttctttttttttcctggcaagATACTTTTTACAGAACGTATGATATTTATTGTATCGTACAATCTCTTTAACTAAAATGGTTACTCTTGGCTGGAAGTGCCCCATAAATGGAGACCAAACTTCTGTATATAAATGTGGGTTTTGCGTAAAATGATCAGGGTTATGTTTAAGGTTTTAGCGATAAAAATGGAcaattatttggggggggggggcgattacCCGCTGATTGTTGCTCCTCTTGTGACCCCCGCAATATTGATGCTTTCTGCTGCTGATGGGGGCAGttggagctcgtgcacgtgacgttaccattttcacggcgccattttgccagtcaaacagagctgctcgacattatGGGatacattgaaccggaggaaaatatttacaatatccgagacctgttgtgctgttggttgtcacaacagacgagacagatcattctatggaatagcagctgaaaagaccagaaaacatcgatggatttcggcaattaaacgtgatggatggtgcccaaccaaatacacacgtcTGTGTAGCGaacgcttcatttcaggtaggaactattcttcttaatctcaaattaccaattagtatttataatgccaaattgacaatgcgtatttacaaaaatatgtctgTCGCAGAAAGGTttaaagttgtgtgtgtgcgcgtgtggccgcaatacgcttccgtgtacggaggagctgactccccgtcctctattttttttccaatcatagttagtGAATtagggtttgtgtaaaaccaggggtcatttatttaaatattggtatttgtatcgaatcttcttcttttcctttgggcttgtcccgttaggggtcgccacagcgtgtcatctttttccatccaaacctatctcatgcatcctcctctctaacacccactgtcctcatgtcctccctctccacgtccatcaaccttttctttggtcttcctctcgctcttttgcctggcagctccatcctcagcacccttctgacgctctcacctctggacatgtccaaaccattgaagtctgctctctctaactttgtctccaaaacatccaactttggctgtccctgtaatgagctcatttctaatcctatccaacctgctcactctgagcgagaacctcaacatcttcctttctgccaccttcagttctgcttcctgttgtttcttcagggccaccgtctctaatccttacatcatgaccactgttttataaactttgcccttcatccaagcagataCTCTacactagctgaaaagatcgatggattccggcaaaggttaacgtgtaatcgaatacgcttccgcgttcacgagccctCAACCCGtcacaatgtgggatttattacaaagaagtatttgtatgcgtccagacttttatacacttgcaaactcttctgtgtaaatctcgacgacttactcaccaaatccatgtgtatagctagttgtccaagacaagcggaagcgggttaacagtccactttcttatcggcgaaaacatcgattttggCATTATATAagggtcctctatgctgagtttatcttatttttccacgtaccatcatttattttcaccttctaagtgtctgacggtatcggacaaaactctgggagacgtattttcgttttgtctcaacggacttagcattgaacaatgctttgtttgaccggcaacatggcCAGTCGCGTgattttggtgacgtaggtgcacgagctctatagaaatGAGCAGCTGAAACGAGAGAAAGCCGCTgactttaacacacacacatatgtgcaCACACCTACCTACACACATGAACACGCACAGAAACTGTGAAACCACAAGCACGTTTTATttattgtgcagtttttttaTTGGGGTTTTACAGGTTTGGTGACACACTGGCTGGCTTTCATTTGGGGAGCCGCTGACGTCAGAGGAGCGCACTTGTATTTGTGGTGTGTTCACAAAGCGTGGGGCCGCGGGGGGTAAAATCCACGTCATGACTCATCTCTACGTGTCGGTCCGGTGAAGCGCAAAGGCAGCCATTTATgttgttcatttcaatggtTGGAGCTCAACGGAGGCCTTGCAGCCAGCGGAGCAGCGTCACGACGGTGTTTGTATTATCAACAGCATACTATATTGTCGATGCCAGGAAGCAAAGGGAATTTGCGTGCATACAAAACGGACTTTGAAAAGATGTCATTTATACTGAATATTTGAAGGAGCTACAGTGACcatgtcaatttcattttgtgCGTAGTTTTTATGATGTTGTCTTTGCGCAAGAAGCTGAAAGCGGCAATCATTTTCAATAAAATCAATCCGTTGTGGAGCAATTGGTAAATAACTAATGGCTCTGGGACCCCCACTTTTTCACAGCTACAACTGATACGACGCCAAGTCTTCGTGCGACGTCACCGATGGAGCCCAGGACCAAATTTGCGGCGTAGTCGGCGTGCACTGCTAATTTAATACGCTAAACATTGCTTATTGATTACATTTATTAAACTGGGATGACCATAGCACCCATCCTAGTCATCCACGCTCATGCGACATCATAGACTACGGTGGCTGAAATAGGCCGCGACAACTGCAAACGTCACAAGCTTCGACGACATTAGCCCAGAACTCAGCGACATTAATGTACAACAGATGTGACCGTGAGTCACTcagttaattattattttttgggggggaagttCTTTACTTCTTTCAcataaacttcttcttcttttcctttcggcttgtcccgttaggggtcgccacagcgtgtcatcttttgccatcttagcctatctcctgcatcttcctctctaacacccactactgccttcatgtcctccctcacaacttccatcaaccttttgtttggtcttcctctcgctcttttgcctgggagcgccatcctcagcatccttctaccaatatactcactctctcgcctctgaacatgtccaaaccatcgaagtctgctctctcaaatcttgtctccaaaacatccagctttggctgtccctcgaatgagctcatttctaatcctatccgacctggtcactccgagcgagaacctcaacatcttcatttctgctacctccagttctgcttaaTGTTGTtccttcagggccaccgtctctaatccgtacatcatggccggcctcaccactgttttataaacattgccctaccagtcctagcggagactcttctgtcgcatacaTCATACACCGAGACACCTTCCGccggctgttccaacctgcttggacccgtttcttcacttcctgaccacactctccattgctctgtattgtcgaccccaagtatttgaagtcgtccaccctcgctgtctcttctccctgtagcatcacccttccccctccgcccctctcattcacgcacatatattcttcttctttcacataaactaaaaatatatttaaaaaaccaGTATAGCTTTTTTGAACTTGCATCCATGGAATCATTGTTTAGCAAAAATAATCACAGTGTTTTTACATAATTACccctttttaattttgtacTATATTCAATGTCTGTGTATACCACCCTGGGTTGTCCTTCACAGATATatcttccaaaaatattttattgtaagtGCAATCAAAAGATATAGAATTGTTGTGGGTCGAATAACTTATTTAGTCcctatttcaatttcaatttcatttcactaGCATAATCTTTTAATTGATTGTGATTAAGGCCAGCCCCTTGGTGTAATTCAAATAGATAAATTATGCGGTCTGAGGGAGTCCCATGATCACTTCTTTAGTACCTTAATGTCgctgtgttgtgttgtttgtaTTTGTCGTAATATTTGCAATTGTTTTGAGCTGTCTCGGCCAGCGGAACTAACTGTACGCAAAGCCTTTAAAAGCAAACGTCTGCAATACATCATCTTGCCAAACCGTTTTTAAAGGGTCTTGGAGCCATGAGTATTTcaataaataatgaacaatgaccaaaaaaaaaaaaaaacctcaagatTTTGAGCAAAGATTACTGGGTGCACTTACAGTACCTCTTGCGCTGCTTTCCTTCTGCATCCAAGCATTAAAGTGAtcaattttaacaaaacaatCCTGCTCAAATGTATCAAGCCTCACAATTTTCACTTATTATAAAaatctaaacaaaacaaaactattttcatTCAAAGCACAACAAAACCTaggcaattgtttttggcagaaaagaaaagaggattgctgtgAGTAAATACCTGCAGTCACtcgttaaaaaacaaagacccaGCCCGATACTTTAGGATGCAAATGGATTCTAATCTGACTCCCAGCAGTCAATCACCAAAACGGCCTTCGACCATCAACATAGCCAGAGTGTATTGTTCCATGTGCCGTGCAGACCAGGAGaatctcatccatgcttttatacTGAAGTTgccttgactattgtaatggtcttctgactggactccccaaataGAGCAGTAAACATCTGGAGCTCAGCTCATTTGAAAGCTCATTTATCACATTATATTTGATATGTAGGTTGGTCATCATCAATGCGggatgaaagcaaaacaactatTTAGTATTTTAACAATATTTAGAAATCACTTTGACCACAGCTACAATTACATTTTGCCTCTGTATGACTAAACAGGGCAATTTGCCCATTAATTGTTTGACATTTAATATCTAGGGAGGTGTGAAAAATCCCATGACTGTGTAATCACTTCAAGTTTTTACTTTAAAACAATTTTCCCTTTCATTTCattgcaaatatatttatttttaacagctATTGTTGAATTTATCCGAAAAATGGATTTGGTGAACAAAAGCAGTGTTTTTTTAGAGACTAAATTTATATGAAGCTACAAGGAAAATGATTTCAAGCTAAATGTGGAGCGCCCATTATTTCCCAGTCACTCACTTTTAAATTCAGCTTGGCTATAATCAAGCATTAAAAGGACTTTTTTGCCCACTGGAGCATTTTATTCAAGTGCCAGTGGTTGTGCTTGAGTTTTCGGATGGTAGCAGCTGCACAAGGGGGCTCTTGTCTCCTACTTCGGGCCATATGTCAGCCATACCTGGATTGCAGCTATAATTCCACATTTTCACTTCAGTCCAGGAATGAGGGGGATGCATAACCCAATGGCAACGCCAAAATTGATCCGAGTTGCTACCCAGGATACTAGCAAGCGTAGCTAATACACACAAGACTAGATAGGTGTGTGCTCACACTGCACTTTCTACATCGATTTCAGCTTCCTGGTACTCTATgatatacttttgttttatttacttggTACTTGGTCTGGTTTTCGAACcaaaatgctaatgctaatacaAGATCCGGTACAGTGGCACCACTACTTACAAgctcttttgatttttttattttttggagcgAGAACAGCCTTCACCTGCgagcaaacattttaattgtgaGTGCTAGCTACGGTGGCAGCTAATTTTATATCAAGCAACAGTTTGTTAATGCATAAAGATTATTGCCACTCACAATTGAAGTTTACTACAAAACTATACACAAAACAAAGTTGTGTGTTTAACTGAAGCagatactcccccccccccaaatagcttaatgctaacacacaatgcaaaacaccatgGACAGGCAAACAAAATTAGCATTGGTGTTACAGTAATTTTCAGCATTCAAATTTAGATTTGAACACAAGCATGAGCAACATCTTAGGACATctattctttatcttctgtgAAGAATAACTAATGTTATTGCAGGTTAGTTGAGATGGCATTTATTTGTGTTTCATTATCAAAATTGTGTTGTTCGTCCGTATGGTTCTTGATGGCCAAAACATGCAGACTGGAATCAGCAGCCCAATACCCACTGAATTATCTGTTTAATGCTTTAAATGCTAATAAACTatgttatcaatttttttttttggggggggggtgttaaaataTGGAATACTGTTGAGAGCAGTTTTTTTCATGGttgatgtttggaaaaaaacattacaatacatGTTGAGGTTTTAATTCtaattgtaattaatttaatttaacagatgattggcatttttatttctttcagtcatgaaaGATAATTCCACATAAGGATGTTTTGAGTTGCAAGCGTGGTTGTCACGcagcaaattaaacttgtaagtcaCTACGACTGCAATTGCGGCACGGGTAAGCTTAGTTAATGAGGTTAGTTACTCAATAATAGTCACCGCACATGTAGGCCTCGTAGTAGTACAAGGAAAACTGATTTGAAACATGTCGTTATAGCTTTTATTGTACAGCCCCCGTGATAACTTAACAACATAGAGTACACTACAACAAATACATGAATGGTTCACAAAAAGCTTGAAAGTGCTTGGCGTCCCTCGCGTAGCTCGTTTCGGTAGGATCCACTTGCACGTGCCTCCCTGCGGCGTGTACGAGACGACAATCAAGACAAAAAGCGCATTTCTTGTGCAACTGACATAAGACTTTGATTTTTGAAAATCCACAGACAGCCGGGTCACACTTGGGCCAGCGAGCCACCACCGTGTGTGTTCGTTCCGAAGGTGACCCGTCTGGCCCTTTATtgaaagtcaatgtttttgtaGTCGTCGGTACATCTGTACTTGCTGCCGGCGTAGCGGGCGCACAACAAGTGAGGGAGGCAGGGGCACGTGTGGTGCTGCCTTTTGCCGAAGAAGGGAACCTGGATGTGGGTGACACGTTAGAATGAGTCCCAGGCTCCTGGTACGCTGTCATACTCGCCTAGATGAGCTCAGTGACGGCAATATCAATAACTTCTGCTCCTACCAACAGCTCATAAATCGACTAAGGAGTAATACTCAGAAAGAATTCTCCTTGCTTTACATCATTCATTGACTTCActttaaacaaatattaatataaatgattagaataaacaaaataaatgtaacccAAACCCTAACAATCAAATAAGAAGTAACTGACTCTcctgtaaaattaaataaagtcaTCTAATAGATGAAACAGTACAAAATAATACATCTCAATCATCACaaaaattacatacagtatatatgtatgttcattgaagactctaatttgcccctaggtgtgattttgagtgtgactgttgtttgtctctatgtaccctgtgaatggctggcaaccagttcatggcgtaccccgcctcctgcccgatgacacctgggattggatccagcaatcccgcgaccctcgtgaggataagcgcctcataagatggatggatggattgatatatgtatgtatgtaccgtatgtaggtactgtatgtatttaatAGCACTCATGTTACATTGGAGGTCAAATTAACCCATAAAATTTTACCAAATAATTACACTTGTActattggaaacattttttttttttactttttacattaaattttaaaatgtctatgcttgaaaaaaaattctgatcattttccatttatttaatgGCCTGCTGTAAAGGTGTGGTTCAAATTGAcccataaaataaaaagaaaaacttattCTGCTGGACTtagtttttaataataattggtattacatgttttaaaaaaacagtatttttaaaaaaatgtgtagtcTTAATATATGCAATAATCCTAGTAAAGCAGGTCAAATTACCATTTCCAtttataaaatccatccatccactttcttttccgcttatcctcacaagggtcgcggggaatgctggagcctatcccagctgtcaacggccagtaGGTGggattcaccctgaactggttcccagccaatcgcagggcacattgagacaaacagccacactcacaatcacacctaggggcaatttaaagtgtctaattaaagttgcatttatgggatgcgggaggaaaccggagtgcccggaggaaacccacgcaggcacagggagaacgtgcaaacaccacacaggaggggctggaatcgaacccgggtcctcagaactgtgaggccaacgcttaaccagctgatccaccttgccgcccgtttataaaatatgcattgaaACTATTCTACTGGAcgtaattattatcattatcctatcctcactaggatcgttTTATTGAATAAACCCCTTATGAATGTACCTCCCCCCCAACcgcaaaacaaagcagtcaacTTATTTTGCTGagcttttcaaaaataataataataatgataataaaaaatacattcccATTTTAGTGGAATGTTGATAACTGTTAGCACGTCTGCCCCACAGTCCGtggtttgaatcctggccccgccctTGCGGAGtatgcctgttctccccgtacctttGTAGGTTTCCTCCAAGTACTCCGGTTCCCTTCCACATCGCTAAAACACGCTTGATAGGTTGACcgaagagtctaaattgtccctaggctTGAATGCGGGTGCAAACGGTTGCTTGTGTATATGCGCCTTGAGACTGGGAACCCAGACCAGTTCAGGCTGGGACTGGTACCAGCACACTTGCGACACCAAAGCGAAAGCAAAAGTAAGTCAAATGTATTGATATAGCGCAAAGTGCTTTAcgtgatttgtaaaaaaataaaagtacaagtgcaagaaatattctttcatgagaaaagaaaaggaagccattttaacctggacttaaaaacctccacacttggggctgatgtcacctctgttggcaacttcttccattcgTGTTCAGGATTCTAGTTGAATGCTGTCCAGTAATCAATACGATAAATTTATGACGTAAACGTTCATGGCTCACCTTGTGGCTCAGCGGGTGGCACTGGTCCCCTTCCGTGCCCCTCGGGACACACATCCTCAGACCCCTCAGCCAGAGACTGACGGCACAGCAGAAACCCGAACCGCACTGCATGTCTCGTTCACAAGCCTgcaggaggggggtggggggtgggggggcagcaAATTCGTTCACTGGTTTCCAattagactttacaccgatcCGATCGGCTTGTTCGGTATCGGCCAATGATTTAACACTTCATGCTGATCGGCTTAAATGTCATAATTCTGCCAATTCTGCTTCCCGTCTTTTACGATCTCTGTGCTGTCAATGCAGAGGCTAGACGACAAcaacaattttctttgccgcttatccccatgagggtcggggggagtgctggagcctatcccagctgtcaacgggcaggaggcggggtacaccctgaactggttgccagccaatcgcagggcacacagggaCAAATAGTCGaactcacaattgcacctaggggcaatttagagtgtccaatgaattgCTACAATCGATCATGTCATGCGCATTATCGAAgtaaaagtggggaaaaaaacgtgtgCTAGTGGGGCAGCAGGGTTTTGAaactggttagaacattggcctcacacttctgaggttcagagttcaatcccagtcTCCCTGTGTGAGAAcatctccccttgcctgcgtggattttctccgggcattccggtttcctcccacatcccaaaatcattaATTGCACTCTCTAAATTTCTCCTagacgtgattgtgagtgcggctgtttgtctcgatgtgccctgcgattggctggcaaccagtccaggctgtaccccgcctcctgcccgttgacagctgggataggcgccattactcctgtgacctttgtcaggaccagcggctcagaaaatggatggatggatggatggatggaagtgtgtGGTGATGGTCACTCGTGCTCAGTTTTGTTTGTACGTTCACATACTACAGTATTAATACGAGTCCGCTCACAAGCAGACACCAACATGTTatttagcctagcaagctagggCTAGCACGGACGAGTGTACGTAAACATGCAGCATGTCAAATCATGTTCCAatgttttggtgtgtgtgagGTTCCACAG
This DNA window, taken from Syngnathoides biaculeatus isolate LvHL_M chromosome 2, ASM1980259v1, whole genome shotgun sequence, encodes the following:
- the prok1 gene encoding prokineticin-1 encodes the protein MSFFRAALLSFLLVSVSWSRGAVITGACERDMQCGSGFCCAVSLWLRGLRMCVPRGTEGDQCHPLSHKVPFFGKRQHHTCPCLPHLLCARYAGSKYRCTDDYKNIDFQ